A single window of Vigna radiata var. radiata cultivar VC1973A chromosome 4, Vradiata_ver6, whole genome shotgun sequence DNA harbors:
- the LOC106758236 gene encoding laccase-17 yields the protein MDSPYFPSFLRVLLFGFWVLALFPEFVVSITRHYTFNVEYLNVTRLCHTRNILSVNGKFPGPRLVAREGDRVVVKVVNHVSNNVTIHWHGIRQLTSGWADGPAYVTQCPIQTNQSYTYNFTIVGQRGTLLWHAHISWLRATIYGPIIILPKHNESYPFQKPYKEIPILFGEWFNVDPEAVISQALQTGGGPNVSDAYTINGLPGPLYNCSSKDTYTLKVKPGKTYLLRLINAALNEELFFSIANHTLIVVEADAKYTKPFETDTLLIAPGQTTNVLLKTKPYFPNASYQMAARPYFTGRGTFDNSTTAGILIYNQPLHQSSLKNLTLLKPTLPPINATNFVANFTGKFRSLANAKFPVNVPQKVDRKFFFTVGLGTNPCPKNTTCQGPSNSTKFAASVNNISFVLPSSVSIMQAYYSGQTNGVFKTDFPATPLNPFNYTGTPPNNTMVTNDTKLVVLKFNTSVEVVLQDTNILGAESHPLHLHGYDFFIVGQGFGNYDPNNDPAKFNLVDPVERNTAGVPAGGWIAIRFKADNPGVWFMHCHLDLHTSWGLRMAWLVLDGAGPNQKLQPPPSDLPKC from the exons ATGGATTCCCCttactttccttcttttctcagagttcttctctttggtttctgGGTTTTAGCATTGTTTCCTGAGTTTGTAGTCAGCATAACAAGGCACTACACATTCAAT GTGGAGTACCTGAATGTAACCAGACTGTGCCACACAAGGAACATTCTGAGTGTGAATGGTAAATTCCCAGGACCTCGCTTGGTGGCTAGGGAAGGTGATAGGGTTGTTGTTAAGGTGGTTAACCATGTCTCAAACAATGTCACCATTCATTG GCATGGTATCCGTCAGTTAACAAGTGGGTGGGCTGATGGACCAGCATATGTGACACAATGTCCTATACAAACCAACCAGTCATACACATACAACTTCACCATAGTTGGGCAGAGAGGAACTCTGCTTTGGCATGCTCACATATCATGGCTGAGAGCAACCATTTATGGTCCCATCATCATCCTCCCCAAGCACAATGAATCTTATCCATTCCAGAAACCATACAAAGAAATCCCCATTCTTTTTG GGGAATGGTTTAATGTAGACCCAGAAGCTGTAATAAGTCAAGCCCTGCAGACAGGAGGGGGACCTAATGTTTCAGATGCATACACCATCAATGGACTTCCTGGGCCTTTGTATAATTGTTCCTCTAAAG ATACATACACACTAAAGGTGAAGCCAGGCAAGACATATCTGCTAAGGCTAATCAATGCTGCACTCAACGAAGAACTCTTCTTTAGCATAGCCAATCACACCCTAATTGTGGTTGAAGCAGATGCTAAATACACCAAACCATTTGAAACAGATACACTCCTCATAGCACCTGGACAAACCACAAACGTTCTTCTCAAAACCAAGCCATATTTTCCCAATGCCTCATACCAAATGGCTGCTAGACCTTATTTCACAGGCCGTGGCACCTTTGACAACTCTACAACCGCTGGTATCCTCATTTACAACCAACCTTTGCACCAATCTTCTCTCAAAAATCTCACCCTTCTCAAACCAACTTTGCCACCGATAAATGCCACAAACTTTGTGGCAAACTTCACAGGAAAATTCAGAAGCTTGGCCAATGCTAAATTCCCCGTCAACGTACCCCAGAAAGTGGACAGAAAATTTTTCTTCACTGTGGGGCTAGGGACCAATCCTTGCCCCAAAAACACAACATGTCAAGGGCCAAGCAACAGCACCAAGTTTGCAGCCTCAGTGAACAATATTTCCTTTGTACTTCCATCTTCTGTTTCCATCATGCAGGCCTACTATTCTGGACAGACTAATGGGGTTTTCAAGACTGATTTTCCTGCTACCCCTTTGAACCCTTTCAATTACACAGGAACACCTCCAAACAATACAATGGTCACCAATGACACAAAGTTGGTGGTGCTCAAGTTCAACACCAGTGTGGAGGTAGTGTTGCAGGATACTAATATTCTTGGGGCTGAGAGCCACCCCTTGCATCTTCATGGTTATGACTTCTTTATTGTGGGGCAAGGCTTTGGAAACTATGACCCTAACAATGACCCTGCAAAGTTTAATCTTGTTGACCCAGTTGAGAGGAACACAGCTGGTGTTCCTGCTGGTGGCTGGATTGCTATTCGGTTTAAAGCAGACAACCCAG GAGTGTGGTTCATGCACTGTCACCTGGACCTGCACACAAGTTGGGGATTGAGAATGGCATGGCTAGTATTGGATGGAGCTGGACCCAACCAGAAGCTTCAACCACCCCCTTCTGATCTTCCAAAATGTTGA